One Alkalinema sp. FACHB-956 DNA window includes the following coding sequences:
- a CDS encoding S-methyl-5'-thioadenosine phosphorylase codes for MAQDIKIGIIGGSGLYKMDALKDVEEVTVETPFGAPSDALIVGTLEGTRVAFLARHGRNHTLLPTELPFRANIYALKSLGVEYIISASAVGSLKEAAKPLDMVIPDQFIDRTRNRVSTFFGEGIVAHITFGDPVCPKLANLVADAAESLTIEGIDIHRGGTYVCMEGPAFSTKAESNLYRSWGATIIGMTNLQEAKLAREAEIAYATLALVTDYDCWHPDHDSVTVDMVVANLHKNATNAQAVIKEVVRRLSTDLFESEAHSALKYAVLTPMDKVPAATKEKLALLLKKYA; via the coding sequence ATGGCACAGGATATCAAAATTGGCATTATCGGCGGCAGCGGCCTCTACAAGATGGATGCGCTCAAGGATGTGGAAGAAGTCACGGTGGAAACTCCCTTCGGGGCACCCTCCGATGCCTTGATCGTGGGCACCTTGGAAGGCACCCGCGTGGCATTCCTGGCTCGCCATGGTCGCAACCATACACTTCTGCCGACGGAACTCCCCTTCCGCGCCAACATCTACGCCCTGAAAAGCCTCGGTGTGGAATACATCATTTCAGCGTCGGCGGTGGGTTCCCTCAAGGAAGCCGCGAAACCCTTGGACATGGTGATTCCCGATCAATTTATCGATCGCACCCGTAACCGCGTGTCTACGTTTTTTGGGGAAGGCATTGTTGCCCACATTACCTTTGGCGATCCTGTTTGTCCTAAATTAGCGAACCTAGTGGCGGATGCAGCCGAAAGCCTCACGATCGAAGGCATCGACATCCATCGGGGCGGCACCTACGTCTGCATGGAAGGCCCTGCGTTTTCGACCAAGGCGGAGTCGAACCTGTACCGCAGTTGGGGCGCAACGATTATCGGCATGACCAATTTGCAGGAAGCCAAGCTGGCGCGGGAAGCCGAGATTGCCTACGCCACCCTAGCTTTGGTGACGGACTACGACTGCTGGCACCCCGACCATGACAGCGTGACGGTGGATATGGTGGTAGCCAATTTGCATAAAAATGCCACCAACGCCCAAGCGGTGATCAAAGAAGTGGTGCGGCGCTTGAGTACTGATTTATTTGAATCGGAGGCCCATTCCGCCTTGAAATATGCGGTGCTGACCCCCATGGATAAAGTCCCTGCTGCAACCAAGGAAAAGTTAGCGCTGCTGCTGAAAAAATACGCCTAA